GATGAAGGCCGTCTTCGGGATGCTCGACGTGCGCAAGGGCGCGGTGCGGCTGAATGGCGAGGATATCACCGCGCTGACCCCGCAGGCGCGGGTCGCCAAGGGCATGGCCTTTGTGCCCCAGACCTCCAACATTTTCACGTCCATGACGGTGGAAGAGAACCTCGAGATGGGCGCGTTCCTGCGCCGCGATGACATCCAAAAAACCATTGATCAGGTCTACGAGCTGTTCCCCATCCTGCGCTCAAAGCGGCTGCAGGCGGCGGGTGAGCTATCGGGTGGCCAGCGCCAGCAGGTCGCTGTGGGGCGCGCGCTGATGACACAACCCAAGGTGCTGATGCTTGACGAGCCCACCGCGGGCGTCTCGCCCATCGTGATGGACGAGCTGTTCGACCGGATCATCGAGGTGGCCAAGACCGGTATTTCCATCCTGATGGTCGAACAGAACGCCCGCCAAGCCCTTGAGATTGCGGATAAAGGCTATGTCTTGGTGCAGGGGCGCAATCGCTTCACCGACACGGGGCAGGCTTTGCTGGCCGATCCCGAAGTCCGCAAATCCTTCCTGGGAGGATAAGAGATGAGAGCTCCAGTCTTGAAAATCTTCAAAGCGGCCGTGGTGGCCGCGTGTCTCGCCACGCCTGCATATGCAGTCAATTGCACCTTCACGACGGAATGCTTCGAGTCGGAGGCGTGTGCGGAAACTTCATACGAGATCGCCATTGAGCAAGACGGTGAGGCAACGAAGCTGGTGAGCGTGGCGGAAACAATTCCCGTCAGTCGCGGCGGCTCTGACAGCGCGCGGGTCTATGTCGGCGTCACCGATAGCGCCTTTCATCTGCTCAGCCGCAATGCCGATGGCAACGCTCGCTACACGACCCACATGTATCAGGGACCGATGGTGGTGAGCTATCTGGGCACCTGCGAGGAGCCTTCGTGATGGACTATCTCAACGCGCTCGTCGCCTTCGCAAACTTCGTGCTGGTCCCCGGCACGGCTTACGGCGCGCAGCTGGCGCTCGGGGCGCTTGGCGTCACGTTGATCTACGGCATCCTGCGCTTCTCGAACTTCGCCCATGGCGACACGATGGCGTTTGGGACGATGTTCGTGATCCTCATCACCTGGGGCTTTCAGAGCGCGGGCATCAGCTTCGGCCCGCTGCCGACCGCCCTGCTCGCCCTGCCCTTCGGGATCGCGCTGACCGGCCTGTTCCTGATCGGCACAGACAAGGTCGTCTACCAATTCTACCGACAGCGGAAAGTAAAGCCGGTGGTTCTGGTCA
The nucleotide sequence above comes from Litoreibacter ponti. Encoded proteins:
- a CDS encoding ABC transporter ATP-binding protein, translated to MSDDAYSGRGNKDVSLGKNPKTPVGGSIETQKTKNAPTKGAPGEPYLIGDAMSGGYGSGPDILHDCTIAVNEGEIAVIVGPNGAGKSTAMKAVFGMLDVRKGAVRLNGEDITALTPQARVAKGMAFVPQTSNIFTSMTVEENLEMGAFLRRDDIQKTIDQVYELFPILRSKRLQAAGELSGGQRQQVAVGRALMTQPKVLMLDEPTAGVSPIVMDELFDRIIEVAKTGISILMVEQNARQALEIADKGYVLVQGRNRFTDTGQALLADPEVRKSFLGG